AAGTATGTTCTGTGACTCCCACGTTTCTGTACTTGTTATAAACTCAAACCCAAATTTAGCCCGGTACTTTCGGTCCCAATGAAGCAATTCCTAGAATTTAAACATAACCATGTGAATATGGGTTCATTcacaaataagaaaaagatttacaaaattaaattgGGTAGCAGCAAACAAACTCTCATCATTGAACCCGGGGCATAACGAACGGCTCGATAAAGGTGACTGTGTCCAGAGAAAGTATCCAACCATGATTGTATACGGGACTCTTTGAACCACAACTGCCTTGCAAATGAGGTTGCGACCTCCAACGAAGAGAAAGGAGACGCATATATCATCTTCTCTGCGAACCAATGGCTTCTGGAAATGAGAAAGAAGTCTCTGCTCTCCAATTTCCCTGAAAGTCAACGGAGATAGAAAGAATGTCCAAGGACAGTATAAAAATGTGATTGTAGGAAGACTTGAAGGAGAGGTTACAGCATTGTGAAGACCCAGTTAAATAAAAGAGCTTTATATGAGAggataagttttaaaaaatctaagaaGTCTCAATCAATTCGACCTATTGTCTAACGATATGACTAAAATACAATCCACTAAATACAACCCAGTATTTTAGGAATCGACTGCCTCATCACAATCTTCAACTCCGTCGGTAATGGACTCCTCTAAATCGCCGTCTCTTATCAAGCGCAGGCCTTCGACATCAAATTCAGGCAAGCTAGTCATACAGGACTGTGGATGAAGGTCGACCTCACAATGTTCATAGTCTTCACCCATGTCAAACAAATCTCTTGGTTTCACATGGACTACTACACTCCATCCGCTCTCCACCTTATCCTCCACGTAGAACATAAGACGCGCCTCAGATGCCAAGATGTACGGCTCATCGTCTTCTCGATCACCGGTGTGAATCGGTTTATCAAAATTGACACAGGTGTGGCCGAAAACATCTTGTCGGATGCCTCTCCCCGACGTGGTATCCGCCCAAAGACACTTGAACAAGACTACATTGAATTGACCACTGTAATTTAGCTCGATGATGTCTACGAATCTCCCGTAATACGAGACACCGCCAACAGCAACGTTGGCATTCCTTCCTCCCTCGACATGGTCCTAAATTTAAATCCGTTGACATTGTACGCCTGATAGCGTTTGGCCTGAGCAATCGGACCGTAGGCGAGCCACTGTAACTCGTTCGAATGATTGGTGCTTCCAAGTGTGACCTGGCATTGAACCATTAGAGGCAAGAAAGCATCAAAGGTAGTAGGATCCTGGGATATTAAGATTACCATATGCCTGAGCCAGTTCAAAAATTTTCTGTGCACAACACTATCTACGTGAGACTGGGACCTTATTTTACTTTGTAATTTTCTCTTTGTGATGGCTCTGTACTCATTGTGCACACAAAAAGATACTTCAAGTTCAGTACTATCAATACCAAATTTGCTCACAGTATAATTTTAGAACTCAGGCTCTGTACGTACTCCAAGAATTTCTCTACAGCAATGCAATTGACTAGTACATGACGATGTGCTTGAAGCTTTTCGGTTGGTGTTAGTGTGAAAAATGAAGCTGCCCCGACCGCCTTTCCAACCTCTGGGAACATGTTGGCAATCTCGCTCGGCGGAGCATCGCTTGGCCGGTCGTCAACGCACATCGGTCGGTTGATCCTAGTCTTGATGTTATCTAGGTATCTTGAACAGAATGTGAGAATCTCCTCGGATAGGTAGCCCTAGGCTATCGATCCTTCCGATTGTGCCCTGTTACGCACGTACTGCTTGAGACGACATAGGTACCTTCGAGAATGTAACATATAAATTACTAGGTGACAGTTATCCTAATAAAATAGGCCGAGAAAGCTTAAGTAGATCTTTACCTCTCGATTGGGTACATCCACCGGCAGTGCACTAGGCCACCGAGACATACCTCCTCGACCAAATGCACCGTTAGATGAACCATGACTGTGAAGAAGGAAGGTGAAAATATCATCTCCATGTGGCACAGAGTATGGACCACACGATCTTGAAGGAGAGGAAGTTGTTGAGGTTCTATGGATTTACTGCATATTAGTTGGAAAAAGGCTGATAAATCAGCCAAGATGGCGGACACTGGGGTAGGCAATACATGTTTTGATGCAATTGGCAATAGATGTTCCATTAGAACATGGAAGTCATGACTCTTCAAACCAATAACTTGCGCTGTTTTAAGTCAACACAGCGAGAGATGTTGCTAGAGTACCCATCTGGAAAGACCACATTCTTGATAGTCCTAAGAAAGACATCCTTCTGTGAGTTCGACATGGTAAAGACTGCAGTGGGATACTTTCCACCTTCAAGTGGCCACATATCATGCCTGATTCCCATCAACTGGAGATCTTTACGAGCTTTCAGGTGGTCTTTGGATTTACCGCTCTCGTTCAACATGGTGAATACAATGTTATCGCACACATTCTTCTTTATGTGCATGACGTCAAGGTTGTGACGTAATTCATTGTTCTCCCAGTATGGCAGATTAAAGAATACACTCCTCTTCTTCCAGGGTGACTCGTCTTGCACCATGGTCTACTGGCAACGTCTTCTTTTACCGCCCACCACTTGCACCTTGCCCTGTGAGACGGGCACACCCTCTAGTTGTCTCAGGACATCCCTGCCAGTCAATTTGGTAGGTGGAGATCTATCCTCTATTTTACCATCAAATCTAATCCGGTCTTGTCTATATCTGTGATCGTGATTCAAGAAGCACTGATGACCGATATAACACCATTTCTGACTGAAGGTGAGTTGCATAGTCTCGGCGTCCAAGTTACACGTGGGGCAGGCTCTCCCGCCGTACGTATTCCAACCAGATAAATTGCCTAAGCCAGGAAAATCGCTGATAGTACACATCAACACAGCACGCATCTTGAATGTTTTATTCTCACTAGCGTCGTAGGTATCAACACCGGCCcacaactgcttcaactcatcGATCAGGGGCTATAGGTATACATCTATGTCATTGTCAGGCATTTTAGAAACAGGAATAATCATAGAGAGTATAAAGTTGGTTTGTTTCATGCAAATCCATGGGGGCAAGTTGTATGGAATAAGAATTACTGGCCATATTGAGTACTTTGAAATGAGGTTTCCATAAGGATTGAAGCTATCACTGGCCAAGGCTAAGCGAACACTGCGCGGATCGCCAGAAAAGTTAGTATAACTCATGTCAGATACTTTCCAACCCTCTCCATCTCTGGGATGCCTCAAGAAACTGTCATAGTTGGTGCCTCTCTTGTGCCACAACATGTCCACAGCTGTCTTGCTGGACATGAATAACCGCTGCAACCGTGGAATCAAAGGAAAATAACGAAGAACTTTCGCCGCCTGAGGTTTACCATTCTTCTTGACAACGGCGTTAATCCTTACTACAGAATTCTTCCTGGTCTTCTGCTTCCACCTGGATGCTCCACACCGTTTGCATCTAGACAGGTCGTGGTCAGAACCCTGGTATAGTATGCAGTCATTCGGACATGCATCTATCTTCTTGTACTCAATACCCAGCTTCCTTATGATCCTCTTGGCATCGCGCAAGGTCTTCGGAATCTGTGCATGCTCAAAGGCATCCTCCAATAGCTCTAGAATCAATTCGAAATCCTTGTTGCTCACTCCGCACATGCACTTTATATGGTACAGCTTCACCAGGAAAGACAACTTCAAGAATCTTGAACATCCCGGATATAATTCCCGCTCGCCGTCCTTAAGCAAGTCTTGAAAGGCACGAGCCTCGTGACTAGGTTCATCAGATAAGTACGGTAACTCATCCGAAACGCCTCCAGCATGCCCATCCATGGAATTGTCATCCTTACTCTGCAGTCCTGGCAAATTGAATGCGTCATGGATCATGTCACGCATTTGATCTCCTGAATTTATAGTGGGATCTAGTTCTTCCCTACCGCTGGGTCTCTCATCTACGATCCTCTCACCGTGATGTAACGAAAAGGTATAGTTAGGGGGAAATAGTTTCATCAGAAGATGATCATATTCAGCTTCTCTAGTTTGGAAAAACTGGAACCCACACAAAGGACATGGACAATGTATCATCCCATCGGATGATGCATTGGCAAATGCGAAGTCAAGGAATCTATTCAGTCCATCCCTATATTCTACACTACCTCATTGCTTTGTAATCCACCTCTTATCAATGTCTAAATAAATGAAATAGCACATACAAAtagataattaataaaaaaagacatggaactaaaaaaatttaaaaaatggggTGTGTGTTAGGAGAACCAATAATAGTCTATCACAATTATGATATGGGAGAGTACCATACGTAATAAACTCGACAATATATTACAAGCAAAACCATGTAGGGAGCGACGGGATAACTCAAAAAGGAAACAGAAACAAAGTTACTTGCATCCCGGATAACATGAAGCACACGAAAGGTATTAGGAAGGAGGCTCACTCATTGCAAAATTCTGTGCTTTCTTAAAAGAATACTGGTAGAGAGAATTGCTGGTTCCAAgtccaaaaattaaaaagacaaagaaaagcttccttaaaaattgaaaaagaaaacaagactaaccattaaattttaaaaaaataagtcaataaatataactaaaaaatcaCAGCGTATAGTGAATAGAATcttcaaaatatcttaaaaatggAAGACATAACAGGATTGAAAGTTAGAATTAAAAGACAATTTAAAAAAAGCTAAACTAAGAATTATAACAGATAGAGGATAACATCTTAAAATTGTAGATATATTATGCCTTATATTCGAGCTCAGAAAGTTTGTCTATGAATTTGCTTCGAATCTAGTTGCAATTATTGATCTTACAATATAAGAGCATGACCAAATCCAATTATCCAAATAAATTTGTGATGGAacagtggtgcacgaaattgcaatcacacttttgcaattccgcacaactaaccagcaagtgcactgggtcgtccaagtaataccttacgtgagtaagggtcgatcccacggagattgtcggcttgaagcaagctatggttatcttgtaaatcttagtcaggatatcaataattatcagggttgattgtaaaaagcaaaagaacatgaaataagtacttgttttgcagtaatggaaaacaggttgaggttttggagatgctccatcttctgaatctctgctttcctactgtcttcttcttcaaacacgcaaggctccttccatggcaagctgtatgcaagggtttcaccgttgtcagtggctacctcccatcctctcagtggaaatgttcaacgcaccctgtcacggcacggctatccatctgtcggttctcaatcaggctggaatagaatccagtgattcttttgcatctgtcactaacgccccgccctcaggagtttgaagctcgtcacagtcattcaatcattgaatgagatacaatgtcaaaagatcctattaatagtaaactagtaacctagggtatacag
This sequence is a window from Arachis duranensis cultivar V14167 chromosome 2, aradu.V14167.gnm2.J7QH, whole genome shotgun sequence. Protein-coding genes within it:
- the LOC110278229 gene encoding uncharacterized protein LOC110278229 — protein: MIHCPCPLCGFQFFQTREAEYDHLLMKLFPPNYTFSLHHGERIVDERPSGREELDPTINSGDQMRDMIHDAFNLPGLQSKDDNSMDGHAGGVSDELPYLSDEPSHEARAFQDLLKDGERELYPGCSRFLKLSFLVKLYHIKCMCGVSNKDFELILELLEDAFEHAQIPKTLRDAKRIIRKLGIEYKKIDACPNDCILYQGSDHDLSRCKRCGASRWKQKTRKNSVVRINAVVKKNGKPQAAKVLRYFPLIPRLQRLFMSSKTAVDMLWHKRGTNYDSFLRHPRDGEGWKVSDMSYTNFSGDPRSVRLALASDSFNPYGNLISKYSIWPPLIDELKQLWAGVDTYDASENKTFKMRAVLMCTISDFPGLGNLSGWNTYGGRACPTCNLDAETMQLTFSQKWCYIGHQCFLNHDHRYRQDRIRFDGKIEDRSPPTKLTGRDVLRQLEGVPVSQGKVQVVGGKRRRCQ